The region CGTCGCCGACATGCCGGTGGCGTCCGGGGCCGTGCCTCCCTGGGCGAGGGAGCCCGCGCCGGAGGTCAGCAGTCCTCTCGCCGAGGGTCGACAATCCTCTCGGGGAGGGTCGGCAATCCTCTCGCGGGTCAGACGGTGGTCAGCAGGAGGCTGACGTTGTGGCCGCCGAAGCCGAAGGAGTTGTTCAGCGCCGCGATCTGACCCTCCGGCAGCGCACGCGGCGACGTCGCGACGTCCACCGGCAGACGCGGGTCCGGGTCGTTCAGGTTGATCGTGGGCGGCGCGGTGCGGTCGGCGAGCGCGAGCACCGTGAACACGGTCTCCAGCGCGCCGGCGCCACCGAGCAGGTGCCCCGTCATCGACTTCGTGGCGGACACGACGACGTCGCCCATCACCTCGGCGATCGCCTCGGCCTCGCCGATGTCGCCGGCCGGGGTGGAGGTCGCGTGCGCGTTGGCGTGCACGACGTCGGCCGCGGTGAGGTCGGCGTCGGTCAGGGCGAGCCGCATCGCGCGGGCCTGACCGCCGGCGTCGGGCGCGGCGATGTCACCGGCGTCCGAACTCATGCCGGCGCCCGCGAGCCGTGCGTAGATCTTCGCGCCGCGGGCGCGAGCGTGCTCCTCGCTCTCGAGCACGACGATCCCGGCGCCCTCACCGAGCACGAACCCGTCGCGGGTCGCGTCGTAGGGGCGCGAGGCGGTCTCGGGGGAGTCGTTGCGGGTGGACAGCGCCTGCATGCGGGCGAACGCGGCGATCGGGAGGGCGTGCACGCACGCCTCGGTTCCGCCGGCCACGACGACGTCGGCACGGCCCGAGCGGATCATCTCCATCGCCGAGACGATGGCCTCGGCGCCGGAGGCGCACGCGGAGACCGTCGCGTGGGTGCCCGCCTGGGCACCCAGCTCGATCGAGACGTAGGCGGCCGAGGAGTTTGGCATCAGCATCGGGACCGTCATCGGCAGCACGCGGCGCGGACCGCGCTCCTTGAGCGTGTCCCAGCCGTTCATGAGCGTCCACAGGCCGCCGAGACCGGTGCCGACCACGACGCCGAGGCGCGTGCCCTCGACCTCGGGGGACCCGGCGTCGGCCCACGCCTCGCGCGCGGCGACGAGAGCGACCTGGGCGGAGCGGTCCATGCGGCGCGTCTCGGGGACGGTGAGGATCTCCGACGGCTCCACGGCGACCTCGGCCGCGAACGTCACCGGGAGCTCGAGTCCGGTGACCCAGTCGTGCGTCATCGTGGCGGCGCCGGGGGTGCCGGCGAGCGCGGCCCGCCAGGTGTCGGTCGCCGTGCCGCCGATCGGTGTGGTCGCACCGAGACCGGTCACGACGACGCTGCGTGCGTCAGCCATCGAAGTCGTCTCCTCGTGAGGTGAAGGGGGTGGGCGACGGCCGCTGCGCCCGGGGGCGGGCGGCCGTCGCGCCGGGGGTACCGAGGTACCAGGCGTGTCTCAGGCCTGGGCGCCGGTGATGAAGCGGACGGCGTCACCCACGGTGACCAGGTTCTTGACCTCGTCGTCGGGGATCGTGACGCCGAACTTGTCCTCGGCCTGCGTGACGATCGTCATCATCGACAACGAGTCGATGTCGAGGTCGTCCGTGAAGGACTTCTCCAGCTCGACCGAGTCGGTCGGCAGGCCCGTCTCCTCGTTGACGATCTCGGCGAGGCCGCTGAGGACCTCCTGCTCGGTGTGAGCCATGTGCTTCTCCTTGATGGGTCGGGCTGGGTGGTGCGGGTCAAGTGTTCCAGCCGCGCGCGCCGTGTCCTACCGGGCACGCGGGGAGCGGGGCGGATGCGACGTCGTCGGGCGACGGGCACCCGGTCAGGTCAGGGCAGGATCACGACCTGGGCCGCGTAGGCGAGCCCGGCGCCGAACCCGATCTGCAGCGCGACCTGACCGGAGCGGGCCTGACCCTCGCGGAGCAGGCGCTCGGTCGCGAGCGGGATCGAGGCCGCCGAGGTGTTGCCGGTGTCGGCGATGTCGCGACCGACCACCACGTCCTCGCGCAGCCCGAGCATCTTCACGAGCTGGTCGATGATGCG is a window of Litorihabitans aurantiacus DNA encoding:
- a CDS encoding beta-ketoacyl-[acyl-carrier-protein] synthase family protein, with amino-acid sequence MADARSVVVTGLGATTPIGGTATDTWRAALAGTPGAATMTHDWVTGLELPVTFAAEVAVEPSEILTVPETRRMDRSAQVALVAAREAWADAGSPEVEGTRLGVVVGTGLGGLWTLMNGWDTLKERGPRRVLPMTVPMLMPNSSAAYVSIELGAQAGTHATVSACASGAEAIVSAMEMIRSGRADVVVAGGTEACVHALPIAAFARMQALSTRNDSPETASRPYDATRDGFVLGEGAGIVVLESEEHARARGAKIYARLAGAGMSSDAGDIAAPDAGGQARAMRLALTDADLTAADVVHANAHATSTPAGDIGEAEAIAEVMGDVVVSATKSMTGHLLGGAGALETVFTVLALADRTAPPTINLNDPDPRLPVDVATSPRALPEGQIAALNNSFGFGGHNVSLLLTTV
- a CDS encoding acyl carrier protein, translated to MAHTEQEVLSGLAEIVNEETGLPTDSVELEKSFTDDLDIDSLSMMTIVTQAEDKFGVTIPDDEVKNLVTVGDAVRFITGAQA